A window of Komagataella phaffii GS115 chromosome 1, complete sequence contains these coding sequences:
- a CDS encoding Actin-like protein produces MDSTLIIDNGSNTVKMGYASDENPLIVQNCICRSRDRKLHLANELNRLTDVSQLIIRRPLEQGQLTSWYLQKLIWDEGFNELVNGHNDINFNETELLYTETPFSFPVLSSNTDQIVFEEYGFKSYYRTTNAALVPWNNDVPNNDYIPFQLVVDSGFECTWVIPVINGCVYWKGVKKMSIGGKFLTGYLKELISFRYYNVMDETILVNNIKEKTSYVATDYDQSLKKVSQLRSLVKDPIRRHDFDAQNKSMGNVVLDYVLPDFKTTTTGYVLQDTTAKLDSDVQLLRLYDERFAVPETFFYPELANINNKSGIIKTILESLANCPKLARPLLMANIKCVGGNFDIPGFKHRLFMELRKEIPETYVLKLDDEDDKNKSLTYSWKSGQIFVKKGGFDKVKISKQEYFEKGLNYLQERCSFKAY; encoded by the coding sequence ATGGATAGTACGTTGATCATAGATAATGGATCTAATACGGTCAAGATGGGGTACGCCTCTGACGAGAATCCATTGATCGTACAAAATTGTATTTGTCGGTCAAGAGACCGAAAATTGCACCTGGCGAACGAACTTAATAGGCTTACTGATGTCTCGCAATTGATAATACGAAGACCATTAGAACAGGGTCAGTTGACTTCCTGGTACTTACAAAAGTTAATATGGGATGAAGGATTTAATGAACTAGTCAATGGACACAATGATATCAACTTTAATGAAACTGAGCTGCTGTACACAGAGACTCCTTTTAGTTTTCCCGTTTTATCGAGTAATACAGATCAAATTGTGTTCGAAGAATATGGATTCAAAAGCTATTACAGAACCACAAATGCGGCCCTGGTACCTTGGAATAATGACGTGCCAAATAATGATTACATTCCTTTTCAACTGGTTGTGGATAGCGGGTTTGAATGCACCTGGGTTATCCCTGTCATCAATGGCTGTGTCTATTGGAAAGGAGTTAAGAAGATGAGCATTGGTGGAAAATTTTTAACCGGttatttgaaagaattgatttcttttaGGTACTACAATGTCATGGATGAAACAATTTTGGTCAACAATATCAAGGAAAAAACGAGTTACGTAGCAACGGATTATGACCAGAGTCTGAAGAAGGTTAGTCAACTGCGTTCATTAGTCAAAGATCCCATTAGGAGACACGATTTTGATGCCCAAAACAAATCAATGGGTAACGTTGTACTGGATTATGTTCTCCCTGATTTTAAAACAACCACAACAGGCTACGTGTTACAGGATACCACTGCCAAGTTGGACTCTGACGTCCAACTATTACGATTATATGATGAACGGTTTGCCGTTCCAGAAACTTTTTTTTACCCTGAGTTAGCtaatatcaacaacaagTCCGGAATAATTAAGACGATTCTGGAATCCTTAGCTAATTGTCCAAAACTGGCAAGACCACTACTAATGGCAAACATCAAATGTGTTGGAGGAAACTTTGACATTCCAGGATTTAAGCACCGCCTCTTCATGGAACTGCGCAAGGAAATCCCTGAAACATATGTTTTGAAActagatgatgaagatgacaaGAATAAGTCCCTCACCTACAGCTGGAAGTCGGGGCAAATATTTGTTAAGAAAGGAGGGTTCGACAAGGtgaaaatatcaaaacaGGAATACTTCGAAAAGGGACTGAATTACCTACAAGAACGATGCAGTTTCAAAGCGTATTAA